The window CGGTGATAAGATGAATAAGTCTTTGCCGAGTCATGTAAACGAGCTGTTACGGGCATTTGAGGCAAATGAAATTGAAACCCTTGAAGAGGATTCCTTTATATCGACAACAGCTTATACGAAGCTTTTTTCAGAATCGTTTAAGGGACAGTCAGAAGAGATGAACCTTCAACTTGGAGTAAGAAATCAAGGATTGGGCGGGAAGACTACCCTCGTAGTTGGCACACCAATCATAACGGTTGAATATTAATATAGAGATAATGGACGCGGAGGGGAATACTTTGGAAAAAATCATCGTCCGTGGCGGAAAAAGGTTAAACGGGACCGTCAAAGTAGAGGGGGCAAAAAACGCCGTTTTACCTGTGATCGCCGCAACACTATTAGCAAGTGATGGAAAAAGTGTAATTCGGGATGTGCCTACGCTCTCCGATGTATATACTATCAATGAAGTATTGCGTTTTCTGGGTGCCGAGGTGGCATTTAAGGATAACACTGTGATCGTGGATGCATCAAAGGAGTTATTGGTAGAAGCACCGTTTGAATATGTACGAAAAATGAGAGCTTCCGTATTAGTCATGGGATCTCTTTTAGCAAGAAACGGCCGTGCAAGAGTCGCATTACCGGGCGGCTGTGCAATCGGCTCACGTCCGATTGACCAGCATCTTAAAGGGTTTGAAGCGATGGGTGCAACGGTTAAGGTTGGAAATGGTTTTATTGAAGCAGAGGTAGACGGACGCTTACACGGCGCGAAAATCTATTTAGATTTCCCAAGCGTCGGCGCAACCGAAAATATTATGATGGCGGCTGTTCTGGCTGAAGGAACAACAATCATCGACAACGTGGCAAAAGAGCCAGAAATCGTTGATTTAGCAAACTTCCTGAATAAAATGGGTGCAAAGGTAAAAGGAGCAGGTACGGGCACAATCAAGATTGAAGGTGTGAATGTGTTGTTTGGTGCTGACCACAACATCATTCCGGACCGTATCGAGGCTGGAACCTTTATGGTGGCGGCTGCGATTACAGGTGGCGACGTGCTTGTAAAGGGTGCCGTTCCTGAGCATTTAAACTCTCTTGTGGCAAAAATGGAAGAGATGGGCGTGAAAAT of the Bacillus tuaregi genome contains:
- the murA gene encoding UDP-N-acetylglucosamine 1-carboxyvinyltransferase, with the translated sequence MEKIIVRGGKRLNGTVKVEGAKNAVLPVIAATLLASDGKSVIRDVPTLSDVYTINEVLRFLGAEVAFKDNTVIVDASKELLVEAPFEYVRKMRASVLVMGSLLARNGRARVALPGGCAIGSRPIDQHLKGFEAMGATVKVGNGFIEAEVDGRLHGAKIYLDFPSVGATENIMMAAVLAEGTTIIDNVAKEPEIVDLANFLNKMGAKVKGAGTGTIKIEGVNVLFGADHNIIPDRIEAGTFMVAAAITGGDVLVKGAVPEHLNSLVAKMEEMGVKIIEEPEGLRVIGSDNLKAVDIKTMPHPGFPTDMQSQMMALLLQAKGTSMITETVFENRFMHVEEFRRMNAELKIEGRSVVINGPANLQGAEVAATDLRAAAALIVSGLVADGVTRVTELKHLDRGYVNFHQKLAALGADIERVQEDVEVINYDQKYISDLNA